In the genome of Phytoactinopolyspora mesophila, one region contains:
- a CDS encoding AfsR/SARP family transcriptional regulator — translation MGKLRVEVLGRPSVSHGGVPVDLNAKATALLGYLAVTGKRHSRRELAGLLWGELPDHRARANLRMLLLGLRRTLRAHIDVSARDVGPGADWQVDLDELSNLLTAGDRFSVARLRTLVRADLMDGLDVPGAPGFETWLAGERRRIRDATIEGLGASARAMAGCDPEQALSIARDLLALDPLDEAVHRLTMELLAATGRRAAALAQFETCRLVLADELGVDPSAETVLVRDRLLREDRTSAAGYRDARPAADDADADTRRPDPDVRFAPRPFPAPAGPLVGRESETARVKALLLDEACRLLTLVGPGGVGKTRLAIGAVPDIAHAFDAVAFVSLAALPSNASPSVVAGEVAQKLGLPPWKDSPLDALRRVVARRKILLVLDNVEHLDLAELLTALLDGSPGLTVLATSRQRIGLGTEWLFDVAGLAYPDSVKDGLEDAPAAVLLAGCARQVRPGFSIADDPESVLQICQLVGGLPLALELAAQWTRSLATREVAQLIGSDLDALATNHGIVADRQRSMRSVLEATWRLLDRSQHRMLARLSVFRGGFSVDAARVVAGASPADLAGLVDRSVVRPGISSRFDLHELLRQFAASKLDEDPGNAEDARSRHAQYFASRAAAHAGEPTEQWPHTGQDGTEQALEPDLANIRAATRWLAAHGGEDELAACVHVLWHLDQRSGRFAEALGMLDAALSRPDISAARAATWHRWAGTAAFQLGRVERTIAETEAAFAALGQPLPRHRPALRLAIARECLRQVMHRLVPARPLPPGARGKEEAIIEMLSVLGNTMYNLQQPLPVAFYTLRSANAADRCHDPGAASAAYAELGHGLAMLGWHGLGRRYGELADALVARARNSDLALLGLETRALSHVANAAWADLDALVARATISAHKQAEHRLAIWHALAGVAALYQGRFADALASFGHALGGAQAFGDQFATNWCVNGLTDATLGLGGDLCGVAALQAEAVERSRDLAPPEILKSAAVLAAVRLAQGQDQAALTLARAARSTVPDVRFYPAWAMEAYSHLAQVWLALWDIAAEPRPELVSGARLACRQLDRFARAHPVARPRALWASGWLACLGGRPRRAVKTWEQSLVVAERMAMPYDQARAHAALAENAADARADEHRDRADEIVAFLRARPVYLRLRPAGYTIAAD, via the coding sequence ATGGGGAAGCTGCGAGTCGAGGTCCTGGGGCGGCCGTCAGTCAGCCACGGCGGAGTGCCGGTCGACCTCAACGCGAAGGCCACTGCGCTGCTGGGCTACCTGGCGGTCACCGGCAAGCGACACTCCCGCAGGGAGCTTGCCGGGCTGCTGTGGGGTGAGCTGCCCGACCACCGGGCGAGGGCGAATCTGCGCATGCTGCTCCTCGGCCTCCGGCGGACGCTCCGCGCGCATATCGACGTCTCGGCCCGCGACGTCGGTCCGGGCGCCGACTGGCAGGTCGACCTCGACGAGCTGTCTAACCTGCTCACGGCGGGCGATAGATTCTCGGTGGCGAGGCTGCGGACGCTGGTCCGAGCCGACCTGATGGACGGCCTGGACGTGCCCGGTGCTCCCGGATTCGAGACCTGGCTCGCCGGCGAGCGCCGGCGCATCAGGGACGCGACGATCGAAGGGCTGGGGGCATCCGCTCGGGCGATGGCCGGTTGCGATCCCGAGCAGGCGTTGTCGATCGCACGGGATCTACTCGCGCTGGACCCGCTCGACGAAGCCGTTCACCGACTAACGATGGAGCTGCTCGCCGCGACCGGCCGACGGGCCGCGGCTTTGGCCCAGTTCGAAACCTGCCGGCTGGTGCTGGCCGACGAACTCGGCGTCGATCCGTCTGCCGAGACTGTCTTGGTGCGGGACCGCCTGCTGAGGGAGGATCGCACATCCGCTGCCGGCTACCGCGACGCCCGGCCCGCAGCGGACGATGCCGATGCCGACACGCGCCGCCCGGATCCAGACGTCCGGTTCGCGCCCCGTCCCTTCCCCGCGCCCGCGGGACCGCTCGTCGGGCGCGAGAGCGAGACCGCCCGGGTGAAGGCGCTGCTCCTGGACGAGGCTTGTCGGCTGCTCACCCTCGTCGGCCCCGGAGGCGTCGGGAAGACCCGGCTGGCAATCGGCGCGGTGCCCGATATCGCCCACGCGTTCGACGCGGTCGCTTTCGTGTCGCTGGCAGCGCTCCCCAGCAACGCGTCACCGAGCGTTGTGGCCGGTGAGGTCGCGCAGAAGCTCGGCCTGCCGCCATGGAAGGACTCGCCGCTGGACGCCCTCCGACGAGTGGTGGCGCGCCGGAAGATCCTCCTCGTTCTCGACAACGTCGAGCATCTGGACCTCGCAGAGCTCCTCACCGCGCTGCTGGACGGGTCGCCCGGGCTGACCGTGCTCGCGACGTCGCGACAGCGGATCGGGCTCGGCACCGAGTGGCTGTTCGATGTCGCCGGCCTGGCCTACCCGGACAGCGTAAAAGACGGCCTAGAGGACGCGCCGGCCGCAGTGCTGTTGGCCGGCTGCGCCCGTCAGGTACGCCCGGGATTCTCCATCGCGGACGACCCGGAATCGGTTCTGCAGATCTGTCAACTGGTCGGTGGTCTGCCGCTGGCGCTGGAGCTGGCGGCGCAGTGGACACGATCGCTGGCCACCCGTGAGGTGGCGCAGCTGATCGGATCGGATCTCGACGCCCTCGCGACAAACCACGGCATCGTCGCGGATCGCCAGCGCAGCATGCGCTCGGTGCTGGAAGCCACCTGGCGACTGCTCGACCGTTCACAACACCGGATGCTCGCCCGGCTCTCTGTCTTCCGCGGCGGATTCAGCGTCGACGCCGCCCGCGTAGTGGCCGGCGCGTCGCCCGCGGACCTGGCCGGCCTCGTCGACCGCTCCGTCGTGCGGCCGGGTATATCGTCCCGGTTCGACCTTCATGAGCTGCTGCGCCAATTCGCGGCCTCGAAACTCGACGAAGATCCAGGCAACGCCGAGGACGCTCGCTCCCGACACGCCCAGTACTTCGCGAGCAGAGCGGCCGCACACGCCGGCGAACCGACCGAGCAATGGCCGCACACCGGCCAGGACGGTACGGAGCAGGCCCTGGAACCCGACCTCGCGAACATCAGAGCCGCCACCCGATGGCTGGCGGCCCACGGTGGCGAGGACGAGCTCGCTGCATGCGTCCATGTGCTGTGGCACCTCGATCAGCGCAGCGGCCGGTTCGCCGAAGCGCTGGGAATGCTCGACGCGGCGCTGTCCCGTCCCGACATCTCCGCAGCCCGCGCCGCAACTTGGCACCGTTGGGCCGGGACGGCCGCATTCCAGCTCGGGCGGGTCGAACGCACGATCGCAGAGACCGAGGCCGCGTTCGCCGCACTCGGACAGCCGTTGCCCCGCCACCGCCCGGCACTGCGCCTGGCAATCGCGCGGGAGTGCCTCCGCCAGGTGATGCACCGGCTGGTACCGGCGCGACCGCTCCCTCCCGGCGCCCGTGGCAAAGAGGAGGCGATCATTGAGATGCTCAGTGTGCTCGGGAACACCATGTACAACCTCCAGCAGCCGCTGCCGGTCGCCTTCTATACCCTGCGCTCGGCAAACGCGGCCGACCGGTGTCACGACCCCGGGGCGGCCAGTGCCGCGTACGCAGAACTCGGGCACGGTCTGGCCATGCTCGGCTGGCACGGGCTCGGTCGCAGGTACGGCGAGCTCGCTGACGCGCTGGTGGCACGGGCCCGCAACTCGGACCTCGCCTTGCTGGGCCTCGAGACCCGCGCACTCTCGCACGTTGCCAACGCAGCCTGGGCGGACCTCGACGCCCTGGTGGCCAGGGCCACCATCTCGGCGCACAAGCAGGCAGAGCACCGGCTGGCCATCTGGCATGCGCTCGCCGGGGTCGCCGCGCTGTACCAGGGCCGGTTCGCGGACGCGCTGGCGTCGTTCGGCCACGCACTCGGCGGGGCGCAGGCGTTCGGCGACCAATTCGCGACCAACTGGTGCGTGAACGGGCTGACCGACGCCACACTAGGTCTCGGTGGTGATCTCTGCGGCGTCGCGGCCCTCCAGGCCGAGGCTGTCGAGCGCAGCCGCGACCTGGCCCCTCCCGAGATCCTCAAGAGCGCCGCAGTGCTGGCGGCGGTGCGGCTCGCCCAGGGACAGGACCAGGCCGCACTCACCCTCGCCCGGGCGGCCCGATCCACCGTGCCCGATGTCCGGTTCTACCCGGCGTGGGCGATGGAGGCGTACAGCCACCTCGCCCAGGTCTGGCTCGCACTATGGGACATCGCGGCTGAACCACGGCCCGAACTGGTGAGTGGTGCCCGGTTGGCATGCCGGCAACTCGACCGATTCGCGCGCGCCCATCCGGTTGCGAGGCCGCGGGCATTGTGGGCGTCCGGCTGGCTCGCCTGCCTGGGCGGCCGTCCGCGCCGGGCGGTGAAAACGTGGGAGCAGAGCCTCGTCGTCGCCGAGCGGATGGCGATGCCGTACGACCAGGCGCGAGCACACGCCGCCCTGGCTGAGAACGCCGCCGATGCTAGGGCCGACGAGCATCGTGACCGCGCTGACGAAATCGTCGCGTTCCTTCGGGCGCGTCCCGTCTACCTCCGGCTCCGACCAGCCGGCTACACCATCG